TGTTGCAAATACGGTAATATGGCGTCGTTCGGTTTTTTGTTGACATGACCATGACATTTCAATTTATTCTTCAAGggaatctaaaattaataatataaaatataaattaacaatatataaattaataatataaaaaatattcaatatataagacaagacattaatataaaatataaaattaataatatataaaatattctatatataagacattaatataaaatataaaattaataatatataaattaataatatataaaatattctatataaaatataaaattaacaatatataaattaataatatataagacattaatataaaatacttacaaatgCTTGAATATATCGACTTTCAGCTCTATGATTTTTGGATAATTCCATGAATAAAGTTAAAGAAAATGTGTTTGAGAAATCGGAAAAAGTGTGTTTGAGAAGTTGGAGATAGTGATTTTTAGATTAAGATGGAGGAAATGTGTTTGATGATGTTGGTATGGAgtgtttatataggaaatcgCAGGGCCAGGTAGCGATCCTCACATTCAGCCAACGtagtgggaggtcgcatccccataTTGCGAACCCTTAAGGAGATCGCAAGGCCAGGAAACGACTTCTTTGGGAGGTCGCAGGGCCATGAAACGATCTCTTAAAGGTCGCAGGGCCAGGTAGAGACCAATTGATAAtgaatcaaattgatctattcaatctttaatcttgaccatccaaattcatttatcaacggttgtggaaggttatgtaaaaaaataggaatcctactaacttctataaatagaaaactAGATCACACTATATCACCAcaccttctatctcatcatacaTTCTATCAATTACATAATCATGGCTTCTCAACAAGtcatttgtattgtttattacaATGGTTCAATTGTCGATGGAGTTGAAGGGAAAACATTTGTAAGTGATTACAAAAAGGCGTTCAAAGTACATTTTAACAGCAACCTTGCTCGTCTAAAGAATGTCATTAAGAAAAAGTTACAGTTCGACGACAACGTGACGATAACTGATATAGTTTATCGACACCTTATCTTCTTTGGTGAAAATACaatcaaatttgaattaatGAAGGTTTGTAATAACGAACATGTTCAACTCATGTTTAATGTTTATGCACAATGGTCACAACTTGGCACGATTGAGTTATACATTACATTTTAAAGTTGTCCTACTTCAACAAATCAACCATCAACCTCAAACATGCCTAATCCCAACTATAtcccatcacaacactatgaaccatactctagcccttatcaacccgacgtatattctccatcacaacactaagaaccatactctagccaaaatgaacaaactcaacatgtccaCAATGTCTCCCAAAAACTTCATCACGAATCTCTCCCAACAAGTCCACAATGTGATCTTCCACTTAGTGTCCATTATAATATCAATGAGGAAGAATTAGGTGATTATAGTGAAAATGATGAAACATACTTCGATGAATCATCTGGTGATTCTGAcgatgatgatgttgatgaagatatggaagCAGAAGATCAACCTATCAACCTATCCCACATGTATTCGATCCACCATTCCACATGAAGAACATCAATCTATCCACCGCAAACCAACCAACTGAATTTGATCACATGTTCATTGACGAAGTCCCAAATTTAGGTGAAACTCTTGaagttggaatgaagtttcagAACAAGGATGAATGTGTACATGCAATCAAGCGTTATCAtctaaaacaatcattgaattttgtggtgcaaaaatcaaatttagaaAGGTACGTTATTATTTGTTCACatccaaattgtttgtttagatgtAGAGCTTCAAAACGCAAAAAAAGTGAATTGTTGGTGATTGAAAAATTGAATACACCTCATACTTGCACAAATTCTGCACTATCACAAGTTCATACAAAACTCgattctaacatgatatgtGCAAGTATAATGCAAATTATGAGGATGAAcccttcaatcaaagtgaaTGTCATTATtgctcagattcagactttacATAACTACACAATTAGTTATAGAAAGGCTTGGTTGAGAAAAAATAAGGCAATCGAACAAATTTATGGCAATTGGAAAGAGTCTTACAACCAACTTCCACGATGGTTATTAGTTATGCAAACGTTTGCTCCAGGAACCATTATTAGAATGGAAACAATCCCAACTTATAATGAACATGGTTTGATAAATGGGATGACAATCtttcatagactattttggACTTACGTTCCATGCATATATGCGTTTTAATTTTGCAAACCAATTGTACAAGTTGATGGAACTTGGTTATACAGCAAGTATAAGGGAACTCTATTGGTAGCAGTTGCACAGGATGAGAACGACAATATCATTCTCATTGCTTATGCTCTTGTGGAATGTGAGACAAAAGAAgcttggagtttttttttttgagaaatttgagatcacacgtcactccacaagccaacatttgtttgatttcagatagacacgaatCTATCAAAAGTGCTTACAATAATCTGAATAATGGGTGGCAACATCCTCCGTCAAAGCATGTGTTTTGTGTCcgacatatttcacaaaattttgcaaggGAATTTAAGGATAATACTTTGAAGAACAATGTTATTTCTAtgggtaataatttaatttttacttcttatcattaatgaaaaattaaattatgaagttttataattaatgtaataatGCATTGTCTACTGTTTCAATACAAATTACTCAATCAATGAGTctacatatcgatactaccGCAGAGAAATTGCCATCGTAAACCCAGaagctttgaaatggttagacaatATACCGCGacaagattggattcaagcatTTGATAGAGGTAGCCGTTGGGGTCAGATGACCACCAACCTTGTGGAGTCGATGAACACAGTATTAAAAGAACCACACAACCTTTCCATCACtgctttggtccaatcaacatattataaaataagtaCACTATTTCCAACCATGGCAAAACAACAcgcatcaattttagcttctggtcAGGTATACACAGAAACATGTATGACTTTTATGAAATCGAAAATACGTAAATCAAATAGTCATAGAGTCGATAGTTTTGATCGAAAcaaccatactttcatggtCCACGAGACAGTAGTTCCAAAAAAAGGGCGACCAATTGGTAATTTCAGTGTAAATCTTCCTAACAAATGGTGCGATTGTGAaaaatatcaagctaaacatatgcctTGTTCACATGTGATAGCAGCGTTATATCTGATGTGTACAAGGTGGAAACAGTACTTAAAGTCTACATTGAAGCGTTCCAACCGATATCAAACGAAGGATATTGGCCACAATATGAATATGTTAAggtgtgtcacaatccactaatgcgGAGAGTCAAGAAAGGTCGCCCAAAGATCAAACACATTATAACAGAAATGGACACTACGGATAGAGTCCCAAGAAAGTGCGGATttcaaaattgatgtatttttttcttttaatttaatgtaattttattttaatgtattaatataattttcttattattaatattaaaattattattattattaaaattattttttttaatatattttttcttttaatttaatgtatttttattttattttattaatagaattttctatttattattattaatattaaaactattattattactctttttattattataattattaaaagttatataatattattaaattaattatttttattattaataataatattttgtattttttaatattttaattattttttaattatttaataataataaatataatatactcaataacaaaattaaacaacaaaaaaaaataaaacctaGTAGGAGGTCACATTCACAGGATTCGACCATCAAATAACGTGGAAAATTTTTGGCTTCAAGGTTGCGATGAACAACTGAggctaaaaagtagggcattttgatattattttttagaagtgAGGCATTTTggtattaatttaaaaaaaaggatattccGATAAAAAACCCAATTTTGCTTTTGACTAtgttaactaaaaataaaacaaattatgatTAAAACTGTGTACTCACCTAATTAATCAAAGAAATCACActtgagagaaagagaaagTAAGCGACCAAGAATCCTCATCTCAACGATAACTTTACACTTGAGCTGAGATAAAATTTAACCTTACCAGcgataaaaaattatcaatagcCATTCCAAATTCGGATTTAGTAAGAAAATAGGTTGctgttcaaataaaaaatgtgtctATACAGTTTAAGTTCATAAATAGCATCAAATGGAAGAAACAAAGGTAACTCAGTCGGGGAAAGTGTTTACCGTGGCGGCAGAGAAGAAGCACGAAAACGGCTTTCATGGTTCAGATCTGAGCTCGCGGCGGCCTGAGGAGGCACCGAAATGATGGAGGGCGACGCAAGGGTTAGAACAGAGGGAGAATGTATTTGGTTAAAGTGAAATATGGAAGAGAGTAATGCTGCGTAAGGGATTCCCCACGCCTGACGAAGAGGACAAGGACAAGGACAAGGAGCGTTAGGGATTCCAAAGGAAGGACAAGGATGGTTATGGACTTTGGTTTTACCGAATTGATGGAGGTAGTTTAGGAATTGAAGAACGTGTGAACCGTTGCATAGTGATAATGATAGTGGTGGACGGTGATTTTGTAGATACTGGCAGAATGTATTCCAGTCTCGCCTCTTTTATAAAGAGTAGTTACTAGGGTTTGAGAGAAGAGTAACTTGGACAGTGAGAGAAGAGAGTAAGAATATTGTATGTGAGAGAGAGAATCGAAATTCAAGAGAGTGAAGTGAACCGAGTGTTTAGATTAATAATGGAAGGTGTGAGGGTAATAAATTGTGGGTATAAGGGTGAGACATAgtatatttattgtatatttGTTTCAAGAAAATAGAAAGTGTGAGTAGAAGAAACCAATGGTTAAATGAGAGAGAGGGAAAATGGACTTGCTAACTTTTGCTGGTGGGTGAATTTAATAACTtgtatttagtaaaaaaattaataattaaaataaatgaataaaagatatttAGATGAGAAAAAATTGTTGATTAGAAGGATATAAAATCCACACTTATGAAAGTGTTTGGTGTTTCAAAACAGGATAAAGATAAAGATAATGGTGGACTCCATCACCTTTTGATTTCTTAGCAATTGAGGGACAATTTTGAAGAGAGGTGGAAgtgataaaaacaaaaactataagtttttagttgaaatttgaattgaagaggaaaaataaaaactaatgtgacaaaaaaaaatattttataaagaatataattttagtttttaatattatttttaaatattattttaattaataatatataattcacTTTCAACAcattaatagttaataaaaatattaatctttttatttatcattctttttcatgtgtttaaaatgtaaatttCGTTGTTATGATTTGATGACCGAGTCTCTCTGTTTAAATTTTGTAGTTATTGGTTAAGTAGTTCGAGTCATGAAACTTAATTCTCCCTTGTCATTGATTAGTTTCAAATCCTTGGAACAATTCCATAACATATTGAACTACCACATTTTTTGTTGGTGAGTATTCATCCGCCTCTAATTTGCCTCCCCATCTCTAAATATCGCAAGCTAGAATCCGAAAGTGTATTTTATACTACTAAAAACTAAGAGAGATTAAATGAACATTCACCTTTTTTGGTTTGGTGAAAGTGTCATTGAGTATGTGTCAAATTTGCTATAGTAAAGAAAAGACACATTTATACAGTTTTTTATCTCGatcttaatttaaaatcaaataatttacaTTACATAATAACAAAATGAGTTTAAAACAATCCCAATCAATCAATAGCTTGAGATCAAATGGTTGATATTCGAAACTCCATGACACAATTACTACACCAAATCCAAATCCTTAATTATATTGAACTACCATATTCTTTGTTAAATCTGCACAATGCAATTCATGTTTCTCAACTCAAAAATGAGTTGAAAcaacacattttttaattacttattaTTGAAACCAACTTTATTCACAACCcaaatttataaatacattGACATTTAACAAGAGAATGAGCAAGGGCATGAACAAACAAGTATACAAAAACTTTGTTCATAGGAAGAGAATTTTAGTCAATTCTCAATCTAGTATAGACCGGTCTTCTACAACTGTGATATGATACTGCAACTACAAAAACTCTTAAATTTagagagaaaattttatttctttaaatctaAGGATTCCTACAACTGCAATACTATACTCCATCCAACCGTAGAAGATCCAAATACGTCTAGTATCTAAAGATTGAACATGACCTTAATGGCGTTACCACCACGAGCACTTGTTTCAAAGGCTTCTTCCACTTCCTTTTGAGAGAACCCAAACCTATGAGTTATAAGTGGTTTTACATCAATTTTTCCACTCTTTATAAACTCAAGGCAAAGAGGCCATGTATTCTTATAGCGGAAAATGCCAATCACATCAACTTCCCTGTATTTTGTATAGTAATAAACCATGATTATTAAACATTgcataaattaagaaaaatttaaGGTATACCAAAATAACATGATTCATGtgaatgtatttttcttgaattaTGACATGAATCTAGTAAACTTGAAttaataatgtttatatatagagcatgtttgaaaaaaaaaattcttttaaaaaaaaagttttaggTTAAACAAAATTGTTATCTTTCTGATACTTTGTTGTACTCTTTTCAGTTGTACCATTTTCGGAAAATACACAgttaaaaaatacttttgataAATATGATCTAATTAAATTCCATTTCGtagaatttgtttttgaaataacGTATCCTAGCATAAATCATGTTTGCAAACTTCAATCTAATAAGGATATTGTTTTTTATAGgtaaatattaatgattaatttattaCGAAAGAGAGAAATTGTTAGTAGCATGTATCAAATCCTAAACCTCCAACATAGTACTTGTTCAATGTCCTAACCCATATTACCCAGCTAAACCTTTGAGAACTAATAAGAATGTTCCTACTTCATAGTACTTTTTTCAGTGTTCTAACCCATACCACTGGACTAAACCAAGTGTCATTGAACTTGAGGAACTTGAGGTGCTAGTTCAGTGGTAAGAGTTCAAATCTTCTCGGGAACAGTTGTAAAATGACCATTAGTGGCACTTcagattaataaaaaataaaaaaaccaagtGTCATCATTACCTTGCAGCAGCTGGGGTGAGTGGCACAGTCATTTCAGAATGACCCATTCCAACTAGACAAACTTTGCCACCTGGTTGAGTAGCAGCCAATGCTGTAGTCATTGTTTTGTCAAAACCAGCACAATCAAATGTAACATCTACACCACCTTCCATAACATTATGTATCTTCTTAACTTCTTCACCTACATCCTGTAATGCAAGTgtatttgaaattaagttaaactgGTGTTTATAGAAACACCAATTTCAATTTGTTTGGATAGAGATAtgatatatgataaaaaattatggcAATCGTTTGATTTTTGTAGTCGACACTTGACTCCACTTAGGGCATGTTTGAATTGGTTTATTCGAACTTATCTACTGGTATGAGTACTTGTGAAACAATTTGAGAGAACTTACAGAAACAACTTATGAAAAGTCCATTAGTTGCTTTCAACTTATTTCTGTAAGCTCTCCAGAACAACTTAtagcttacaaaaaaaaaataacagtttgactttatttcATCTTGTATTATAGAAGTAACTTATATCAATGAGAATTTATATGATAACCGCTTATGTTATAAGCGCTTAATTAAATTGTCGATCGACTCGATCCTAAAAGGGTTCTTAGTGAGATATGGCTTTGTTTTTTTTGTATAGAAACACAAGGAAACTATCAGTACATATTTAGTTTTGTCAAAAGAACATGTAATTGAATGCATTCTTTCAAAAACTCATTACAGAAACCAAGTTGCAATGGAACAGTATATATTTTGATGGAAAGAACATATAACAATGCAAACACATAAGTGTCACCTGAATATAcataaaatgaagaaaacacAACATAGTTATGGCGGCTAGTTTGGATTAACTTCTAACTTAATGgtaattaaaatacttttgaGAACTTAAACTAGAACTTTCTATATACTTACAGAAAAGTCTTTTGTAAGTTTATAGATAATTATAGACAAGTTAAACGAGAGAACAATCGAAAAATCGAATTGCAGAAGCTAATTTTCAAGTTATAGGAGAAGCTGTTGTTTAAAAAACTTATGTTCATTGCAAGAAAACATAGCAGAACTTAAGAACTTTCTGGTTCAATATACCTGAATGTTTGTTGAAACTTTAACAATATCATCAGCACCAAGATTTTTCGCAACAGATAAACGATGGTCGTCGACATCAACAATGACTATCTTGGGTGCCCCAAAAGCGCGAGCCGAAAGCATTGTAACAAGTCCAATTGGTCCTGCTCCCATAATCAACACATTCGTTTCTGGTCCGATATTTGCTCGCCTACAAGCATGAACGCCGACACTTAATGGTTCGCACATTGCACCTTCCTCCAAGCTCACATTGTCTGGCAGTTTAAAACATAGGTCTGCTGGATGTACTATCTGAAAAGAGAAAAGTTCAACGACTCAAACATGTGTTTCATTCGAGATGATCTATTTTATCTCATACAAATGTTGTTAGAAAGTTTAAGTGTGTTGCGTGAATATATACAACTACTAGCATATGGAACTCGTACTCAGCACGGTGCAAGAAAAACGGTTGGTACCGTCTGAaggtttctttcttttttttttttttttatatatacaaaaaaagaaGATAGATAAAAATGCTACGACGTGGAGCAACATGGATAAGCGAATTGTATTTTATGAATACTATGAACCAACCTAGTGTGACACAAGTGGTAGATGTTTGGGCCCCTTAACTATTTGGTCAGGAGTTCGATTTATAACTGATGCTATGGAAAAACATATGTTGAGAGAGGTCACTTCCTTAAATGGATTTCAGTTACTTCGAGGGATTAGTCTTTGTCGTTACGTGCGggagacacctttgtttataTGATGATGGGATTGTAGCATGGTTTTATAAAAAACATGGATATTCATACTTAAATTCATGATTGCTATCGTATTTTACCGGTCAAGATTATATGTACTTGTCAAATTTTGGAACAACCACTATCTCATTCTTCAGAATATTTAGTAACACTAACAACTCCGTTGCAATCTATAATTCAATGTATGTACTACATTGCTAGAAATCAAagcaattttagttttaaataaaacataatccaaaaaaaaatgcCATTTAACATTAAATACCAAACTTGATTGTTGAAACGTG
This region of Cicer arietinum cultivar CDC Frontier isolate Library 1 chromosome 8, Cicar.CDCFrontier_v2.0, whole genome shotgun sequence genomic DNA includes:
- the LOC101503369 gene encoding sorbitol dehydrogenase, producing MGKGGMSVDDHLEDKDGSFEQQNMAAWLVGLNNLKIQPFNLPTLGPHDVRIRMKAVGICGSDVHYLKTLRCADFIVKEPMVIGHECAGIIEEVGSQVKTLVAGDRVAVEPGISCWRCNHCKLGRYNLCPEMKFFATPPVHGSLANQIVHPADLCFKLPDNVSLEEGAMCEPLSVGVHACRRANIGPETNVLIMGAGPIGLVTMLSARAFGAPKIVIVDVDDHRLSVAKNLGADDIVKVSTNIQDVGEEVKKIHNVMEGGVDVTFDCAGFDKTMTTALAATQPGGKVCLVGMGHSEMTVPLTPAAAREVDVIGIFRYKNTWPLCLEFIKSGKIDVKPLITHRFGFSQKEVEEAFETSARGGNAIKVMFNL